The Scyliorhinus torazame isolate Kashiwa2021f chromosome 7, sScyTor2.1, whole genome shotgun sequence genome has a window encoding:
- the LOC140426195 gene encoding transmembrane protein 275-like, whose translation MMFTEKTNTAVPQKPGQKKTRPQGLPSPALCCACGLCIMLAGINITLVGAFAFGTFLPVNNPPIIIGPILLVVAFTFFAACCICSRRPPAHGQRKSKPGSNIGIIKPGHATFEIETSEHTVQDTTAVQLSPTNSPVSSKKSTPVHENSKTCKLFTMDGNNPGAKYTAGAEAIQLNLPRDLGTSS comes from the coding sequence ATGATGTTCACCGAGAAAACTAACACTGCTGTACCTCAGAAGCCCGGGCAGAAGAAGACAAGGCCTCAGGGCCTTCCATCTCCAGCTCTTTGTTGTGCCTGTGGCCTCTGCATCATGTTGGCAGGGATCAACATAACTCTCGTGGGAGCCTTTGCATTTGGCACCTtcttgccagtgaacaatccccccatcatcatcggcCCCATTTTGCTGGTGGTTGCCTTCACCTTCTTTGCAGCCTGCTGCATCTGCAGTCGGAGACCTCCAGCCCATGGCCAAAGGAAGTCCAAACCTGGCTCCAATATTGGCATTATCAAACCGGGTCACGCCACATTTGAGATTGAGACTAGTGAGCACACAGTGCAAGACACGACTGCAGTCCAGCTCAGCCCCACAAACTCACCAGTGTCTTCTAAGAAGTCCACACCAGTCCATGAAAACTCAAAGACATGCAAACTCTTTACAATGGATGGCAACAACCCTGGAGCCAAGTATACAGCTGGCGCTGAGGCGATACAACTGAACCTACCCCGGGACTTGGGCACATCATCATAG